A stretch of DNA from Candidatus Methylomirabilota bacterium:
AGGCCGTGCGCGTGGAGTTGTCGATGACGTGTACCGCGGACAGCGCGCGGAATCCGCGCGCGTCCCGGATACCCCAGCCCGACGAGGAGGCGCCCGCCTCGCCTGGCTCCGCCGCCACCGCGCCACCGACCTGAAGACGCGCGAGCGCGGCGATCACGAGCGCGGCGGCCAGCAGCCCGAGCACGGCGTAGCCGCGGGTGGCTTCACGCCAGCCCACCCAGGTGGCGAGGAGCGCGACCGCCGCCGGGACCGCGACCTTGCCGAGGTCGCCGGAGAAGTTGTACGTGCCGAGCGCCATCCGACGCGCCCCCCCGTCGTAGGCCTTGGAGACGAGCGACGACGAGAGGGGATGCTGCACCGACGAGCCGAGACCCCCGACGAGGAGACACAGGAGCAGACCCACGAACCCCCCGGCCAGGCCGGCGGCGATGAAACCCAGGGCGGTGACCGCGGTGCCCGCGGCGAGAAGGCGCGCCTCGCCCCATCGCTCGGCGAGGAGGCCGGCGGGAATCTGGCCGCTCGCCATCCCGCCGCTGTAGGCGGTCTTGAGCAGGCCGACCTGGGCGAAGTTCAGACCGAACTCCGCGCTCCAGATGGGCAGGAGCACGTAGATGATGTCGGAGAAGCCGTCGTGAACGAAGTGGGTCGCGCAGGCCGTGCCCAGCACCGCGCGCGCCCGGCGGATCATACGCGCGATTGTGACACGGCCACGCCCCCGCGGGCAAACCCGCGGCGAATCAGTCCGGCAGCCTCGCCATGAAGTCGAGCACGGCGCGATTGAACGCGGCCGGCTGGTCGCGGTTGCCGAAATGCCCGGCCGGCGACAGGAGCACGAACTCCGCGTGCTTGATCTTCTCGGCG
This window harbors:
- a CDS encoding MFS transporter, giving the protein MIRRARAVLGTACATHFVHDGFSDIIYVLLPIWSAEFGLNFAQVGLLKTAYSGGMASGQIPAGLLAERWGEARLLAAGTAVTALGFIAAGLAGGFVGLLLCLLVGGLGSSVQHPLSSSLVSKAYDGGARRMALGTYNFSGDLGKVAVPAAVALLATWVGWREATRGYAVLGLLAAALVIAALARLQVGGAVAAEPGEAGASSSGWGIRDARGFRALSAVHVIDNSTRTAFLTFLPFLLIGKGSSVQTVGVALMLVFAGGAAGKLACGALADRLGVIRTVILTEAATGVGILLLLALPLGGCLLMLVPLGIALNGTSSVLYGTVADLVTSDKRARSYAVFYTVGITASALSPFAYGLLSDWGGVVLTLTTIGVAVFATLPLTLALRAPLAATAA